From the Chloroflexia bacterium SDU3-3 genome, one window contains:
- a CDS encoding pseudouridine synthase: MSRIILFNKPYLVLCQFTDPDGRPTLANYIPVPGVYAAGRLDHDSEGLLVLTDDGKAQQQIADPRHKMPKTYWAQVEGLPSEQALAALRQGVQLNDGPTRPAQAQLIAPPEVWPRTPPIRERKSVPTSWLALTIREGRNRQVRRMTAAVGFPTLRLIRVAVGPYRLGDLAPGAWRDA, translated from the coding sequence ATGTCACGCATCATCCTTTTCAACAAGCCCTACCTCGTGCTCTGCCAGTTCACCGACCCCGATGGCAGGCCGACCCTGGCCAACTACATCCCCGTGCCGGGCGTGTACGCCGCAGGCCGGCTCGACCACGACAGCGAGGGCCTGCTGGTGCTCACCGACGACGGCAAGGCCCAGCAGCAGATCGCCGACCCGCGCCACAAGATGCCCAAGACCTACTGGGCGCAGGTGGAGGGCCTGCCCAGCGAGCAGGCGCTGGCCGCGCTGCGCCAGGGCGTGCAGCTGAACGACGGCCCCACCCGCCCCGCCCAGGCCCAGCTGATCGCGCCGCCCGAGGTGTGGCCGCGCACCCCGCCCATCCGCGAGCGCAAGAGTGTGCCCACATCCTGGCTGGCGCTCACCATCCGCGAGGGCCGCAACCGCCAGGTGCGCCGCATGACAGCGGCGGTCGGCTTCCCCACGCTGCGCCTCATCCGCGTGGCCGTCGGCCCCTACCGCCTGGGCGACCTAGCCCCCGGCGCATGGCGCGACGCCTAA
- a CDS encoding DUF2270 domain-containing protein: MNEQLAPPPISASVHIYRGLMDRAVSWRQRIDSPTNWAITTSGTVASFVLSDAGHPHVVLLLMMVLMYAFLIIEARRMRYYELWASWVRLLETDYFASILRDGQAGIGQPWQQLIVHDFANPHFKTPIVHLVARRLRDNYLLLLLFLLACWLVKLVIHPSGGAAGLVERASIGVIPGAAVFAAVLGSYVLLVLFTALYGRRVPNAELLPRELLAERMLAVPERLGSYQLRAALRERFLSSEDDLPLRRDDWD, from the coding sequence ATGAACGAGCAGCTAGCGCCACCGCCTATCTCGGCCAGCGTGCATATCTACCGCGGCCTGATGGACCGCGCCGTCTCGTGGCGGCAGCGGATCGACTCCCCCACCAACTGGGCGATCACCACCAGCGGCACTGTGGCCAGCTTTGTGCTGAGCGACGCGGGGCACCCGCATGTGGTGCTGCTGCTGATGATGGTGCTGATGTATGCGTTTCTGATCATCGAGGCGCGGCGGATGCGCTACTACGAGCTGTGGGCCAGCTGGGTGCGCCTGCTGGAGACCGACTACTTCGCGTCGATTCTGCGCGATGGCCAGGCGGGCATCGGCCAGCCCTGGCAGCAGCTGATCGTGCACGACTTTGCAAACCCGCACTTTAAGACCCCGATCGTGCATCTGGTGGCCCGCCGTCTGCGGGATAACTACCTGCTGCTGCTGCTGTTTCTGCTGGCCTGCTGGCTGGTGAAGCTGGTCATTCACCCGTCGGGCGGTGCGGCGGGCCTGGTCGAGCGGGCCTCCATCGGGGTTATCCCAGGCGCGGCGGTGTTTGCGGCGGTGCTCGGCTCGTATGTGCTGCTGGTGCTGTTCACCGCGCTGTATGGCCGCCGCGTGCCAAACGCCGAGCTGCTGCCCCGCGAGCTGCTGGCCGAGCGCATGCTGGCTGTGCCCGAGCGGCTGGGCAGCTACCAGCTGCGCGCCGCCCTGCGCGAGCGCTTCCTGAGCAGCGAGGACGACCTGCCGCTGCGGCGCGATGACTGGGACTGA
- a CDS encoding GNAT family N-acetyltransferase, producing MEPQPITLRPVRADDLPTLEQWQNDFEMLSAYNMFGLKPTNRMARAFEEDGFLTQQHGRLLIEERGGLLVGDMDYRQVHYGPGWGNVAYAIGISLVVAARGKGYGTLAQRLCAEYLFATYPIMRVEASTDISNTREQRSLEKAGFTREGLARKAQWRGGEWHDLVLYSKLRGE from the coding sequence ATGGAACCACAGCCGATCACCCTGCGCCCTGTGCGCGCCGACGACCTGCCGACCCTTGAGCAGTGGCAGAACGATTTCGAGATGCTGAGCGCCTACAACATGTTTGGCCTGAAGCCGACCAATCGCATGGCGCGGGCCTTTGAGGAGGATGGCTTTCTGACCCAGCAGCATGGGCGGCTGCTGATCGAGGAGCGCGGCGGGCTGCTGGTGGGCGACATGGACTACCGCCAGGTGCACTATGGGCCGGGCTGGGGGAATGTGGCCTACGCCATCGGGATCAGCCTGGTGGTGGCGGCGCGTGGCAAGGGCTACGGCACGCTGGCGCAGCGCCTGTGCGCGGAGTACCTGTTTGCGACCTACCCGATCATGCGGGTGGAGGCCAGCACCGATATCAGCAACACCCGTGAGCAGCGCTCGCTGGAGAAGGCGGGTTTCACCCGCGAGGGCCTGGCGCGCAAGGCCCAGTGGCGCGGCGGCGAGTGGCACGACCTGGTGCTCTATAGCAAGCTGCGCGGCGAGTAG
- a CDS encoding DUF1957 domain-containing protein → MNTGSAALILTAHAPYLRSAGREPVGEDRLHELTASALIPALNTLYDLCERDLRPRLGLALSPLLLEQLGDPVVQKHFYFWIERRIAQAQDALASAAGDQGRAYLAQFYIDWAEGIRTSFDVRFGRNLVAALRPLVDAQIVEPLASAASYPRLASIGRATTLRAQIDLGVMAAAQAYGCRPRGFWPPSGAYRAAAGPMLADNEVAYVLLDPADVQDRSTAPGWVVQRSLMGIPVDRAFDAYVSAPDLDYSGDPLYRAPVADADGFAWHRNGMGGQPELYDPYDAYQRAQEHAAHFLEVMAARGRESQRELSVIVLDAAVVGGRWFEGASWFRALLTELAEREDQALTTPGAYMDAVLIRRTLALRPEPLAEGGVYGGQHLFSLQQSLRAAEARLGALAKRHPTAAAERERVLQQAARELLLAQSHDLAAREEAHSAPRQMMRHLTRCIQLCDLAERPELSEDDLVLLETLEEEDNPFAHVNYRIFADL, encoded by the coding sequence ATGAACACAGGCAGCGCCGCCCTGATCCTCACCGCACACGCGCCCTACCTGCGCTCCGCCGGGCGCGAGCCGGTGGGCGAAGACCGCCTGCACGAGCTGACGGCCAGCGCCCTCATCCCTGCCCTGAACACACTCTACGACCTGTGCGAGCGCGACCTGCGGCCCCGGCTGGGTCTGGCGCTCTCGCCGCTGCTGCTGGAGCAGCTGGGCGACCCGGTGGTGCAGAAGCACTTCTACTTCTGGATCGAGCGCCGGATCGCCCAGGCCCAAGATGCGCTGGCCAGCGCGGCGGGCGACCAGGGCCGGGCCTACCTGGCCCAGTTCTACATCGACTGGGCCGAGGGCATCCGCACCAGCTTCGACGTGCGCTTTGGCCGCAACCTGGTGGCGGCGCTGCGCCCGCTGGTGGATGCGCAGATCGTCGAGCCGCTGGCCAGTGCGGCCAGCTACCCTCGGCTGGCCAGCATCGGCAGGGCCACCACGCTGCGCGCCCAGATCGACCTGGGCGTGATGGCTGCCGCCCAGGCCTATGGCTGCCGCCCGCGCGGCTTCTGGCCGCCCTCGGGGGCCTACCGCGCCGCCGCCGGCCCCATGCTGGCCGATAACGAGGTGGCCTATGTGCTGCTCGACCCCGCCGATGTGCAGGACCGCTCGACCGCGCCCGGCTGGGTGGTGCAGCGTAGCCTAATGGGCATCCCGGTCGACCGCGCCTTCGACGCCTATGTCAGCGCCCCCGACCTTGACTACAGCGGCGACCCGCTCTACCGCGCGCCCGTGGCCGATGCCGACGGCTTCGCCTGGCACCGCAACGGCATGGGCGGCCAGCCTGAGCTATACGACCCCTACGACGCCTACCAGCGCGCCCAGGAGCACGCCGCCCACTTCCTAGAGGTGATGGCGGCACGCGGGCGCGAGTCGCAGCGCGAGCTGAGCGTGATCGTGCTGGATGCCGCCGTGGTGGGCGGGCGCTGGTTCGAGGGGGCCTCGTGGTTTCGCGCCCTGCTCACCGAGCTGGCCGAGCGCGAGGATCAGGCGCTCACCACGCCGGGGGCGTATATGGATGCGGTGCTCATCCGCCGCACCCTGGCGCTGCGGCCCGAGCCGCTGGCCGAGGGCGGCGTGTACGGTGGCCAGCACCTGTTCTCGCTGCAGCAGTCGCTGCGCGCCGCCGAGGCCCGCCTAGGCGCGCTGGCCAAGCGCCACCCCACCGCCGCCGCCGAGCGCGAGCGCGTGCTGCAGCAGGCCGCCCGCGAGCTGCTGCTGGCCCAGTCGCACGATCTGGCCGCCCGCGAGGAGGCCCACAGCGCGCCCCGCCAGATGATGCGCCACCTGACGCGCTGCATCCAGCTGTGCGACCTGGCCGAGCGCCCCGAGCTGTCCGAGGATGATCTGGTGCTGCTGGAGACGCTGGAGGAGGAGGATAACCCCTTCGCGCATGTCAACTATCGCATTTTTGCCGATCTGTAG
- a CDS encoding DinB family protein: MADHERPPHELIELLASAPPRLAAAAQGVPPALLRAPPAPGEWSASEVLAHLRSCADVWGEAIATIIAQPGATIRAINPTTWIRQTDYPQLDFLPSLQAFAAQREALLATLRALPPEGWSLAATVTGAGRPLRRTVRDYALRLINHERPHIRQIERAARTLSS, encoded by the coding sequence ATGGCTGACCACGAGCGTCCCCCCCACGAGCTGATCGAGCTGCTGGCCAGCGCGCCGCCCCGGCTGGCCGCCGCCGCCCAGGGCGTGCCGCCCGCCCTGCTGCGCGCGCCACCCGCGCCCGGCGAGTGGTCGGCCAGCGAGGTGTTGGCCCACCTGCGATCCTGCGCCGATGTGTGGGGCGAGGCCATCGCCACGATCATCGCCCAGCCCGGCGCGACCATCCGGGCTATCAACCCCACCACCTGGATCAGGCAGACCGACTACCCCCAGCTGGACTTCCTGCCCTCGCTCCAGGCCTTCGCGGCGCAGCGCGAGGCGCTGCTGGCCACGCTGCGGGCGCTGCCGCCCGAGGGCTGGAGCCTGGCCGCCACTGTCACGGGCGCGGGCCGCCCACTGCGGCGCACCGTACGCGACTACGCACTGCGGCTGATCAACCACGAGCGACCCCACATCCGCCAGATCGAGCGGGCAGCACGCACGCTGAGCAGCTAG
- the priA gene encoding primosomal protein N', whose amino-acid sequence MPPELLADVAVHVSIPDADPIFTYRAPARLRQHIRPGRLVWVPLRRKRVQGVVLDTYPNDEGGGAAYREIDDLADPEAALTEPQIALARWLAAYYSVPTYEALALMLPPGVSQESEPVYRASAAGLASDLGGLPEAERAVLYLLRQLGPTREAELRQRLRGGDGELREIYRALAERGLIARESATTRAKARPRIERMVRLLADPAQREAALAELQRAPRQQAALRHLAEQAADGQIYPTTQLYAQTGANLTALRALEQRGLVELSELEVRRDPLAGDATPPDMPPALTVAQEAVWRPIAQALEQADERGDRTFLLHGVTGSGKTEIYLRAIARAMRRGRQALVLVPEIALTTQLVRRFAARFPGQLAVLHSGLGMGERYDEWRRLRRGEARLAIGSRSAVFAPLPELGLIIVDEEHEPTFKHDSSPRYHAREAARTLARLTDSVLILGSATPSVESYQAALDGRYTLLRLAERVGSGRDALGLPRSVALPLPPVQLVDMRRELEKGNRSIFSRALQQGLLRTLERGQQAILFINRRGAASFVMCRDCGHVISCPNCSSPLTLHHEEPSQGGIQRLAGDELSSSILVCHGCNHRATTPPFCPECFSTRIKSFGVGTQRVVEEVAALFPQARPLRWDRDTVTKKGDHERLLDAFLEHRADVLVGTQMIAKGLDLPLVSLVGVVAADTGLHLPDFRAGERSFQLLTQVAGRAGRRQADAQVVIQTYDPEHYALQAAQEHDYQAFFTQEIAYRKQTRYPPFSRLVRFIYSGASDTRSRAAAQALAIEVEQQATALGMRGWAIIGPAPAFFHRQRNRFRWHLLLRCDDPAPLLAVLRPPPGWVVDIDPAHVL is encoded by the coding sequence ATGCCACCAGAGCTGCTCGCCGATGTCGCGGTGCACGTCAGCATCCCCGACGCCGACCCGATCTTCACCTACCGCGCGCCCGCGCGGCTGCGCCAGCACATCCGGCCAGGGCGGCTGGTGTGGGTGCCGCTGCGGCGCAAGCGCGTGCAGGGCGTGGTGCTGGATACCTACCCCAACGACGAGGGCGGCGGCGCGGCGTACCGCGAGATCGACGATCTGGCCGACCCCGAGGCCGCGCTCACCGAGCCGCAGATCGCGCTGGCCCGCTGGCTGGCCGCCTACTACAGCGTGCCCACCTACGAGGCGCTGGCGCTGATGCTGCCCCCCGGCGTCAGCCAGGAGTCCGAGCCGGTCTACCGCGCCAGCGCCGCCGGGCTGGCCAGCGACCTGGGCGGCCTGCCCGAGGCCGAGCGGGCAGTGCTCTACCTGCTGCGCCAGCTCGGCCCCACCCGCGAGGCCGAGCTGCGCCAGCGGCTGCGCGGCGGCGACGGCGAGCTGCGCGAGATCTACCGCGCCCTGGCCGAGCGCGGCCTGATCGCCCGCGAGAGCGCCACCACCCGCGCCAAGGCCCGCCCGCGCATCGAGCGCATGGTGCGGCTGCTGGCCGACCCGGCCCAGCGCGAGGCCGCGCTGGCCGAACTGCAGCGCGCCCCGCGCCAGCAGGCCGCGCTGCGCCACCTGGCCGAGCAGGCCGCCGATGGCCAGATCTACCCCACCACGCAGCTCTACGCCCAGACCGGCGCAAACCTGACGGCGCTGCGCGCGCTTGAGCAGCGCGGCCTGGTCGAGCTGAGCGAGCTGGAGGTGCGCCGCGACCCGCTGGCGGGCGACGCCACCCCGCCCGACATGCCCCCGGCGCTCACCGTGGCCCAGGAGGCCGTCTGGAGACCGATCGCGCAGGCGCTGGAGCAGGCCGACGAGCGGGGCGACCGCACCTTCCTGCTGCACGGTGTGACCGGCAGCGGCAAGACCGAGATCTACCTGCGGGCGATCGCGCGGGCCATGCGGCGCGGCAGGCAGGCCCTAGTGCTGGTGCCCGAGATCGCGCTCACCACCCAGCTGGTGCGGCGGTTCGCGGCGCGCTTCCCCGGCCAGCTGGCCGTGCTACACTCGGGCCTGGGCATGGGCGAGCGCTACGACGAGTGGCGGCGGCTGCGGCGGGGCGAGGCCCGGCTGGCCATCGGCTCGCGCTCGGCGGTGTTCGCGCCGCTGCCCGAGCTGGGCCTGATCATCGTGGATGAGGAGCACGAGCCGACCTTCAAGCACGACAGCAGCCCGCGCTACCACGCCCGCGAGGCGGCGCGCACCCTGGCGCGGCTCACCGACAGCGTGCTGATATTGGGCAGCGCCACGCCCTCGGTCGAGAGCTACCAGGCCGCGCTGGATGGCCGCTACACCCTGCTGCGCCTGGCCGAGCGCGTGGGCAGCGGGCGCGACGCCCTCGGCCTGCCGCGCTCGGTGGCGCTGCCGCTGCCGCCCGTGCAGCTGGTGGACATGCGCCGCGAGCTGGAGAAGGGCAACCGCTCGATCTTCAGCCGCGCGCTTCAGCAGGGGCTGCTGCGCACCCTAGAGCGCGGGCAGCAGGCCATCCTGTTCATCAACCGGCGCGGCGCGGCCTCGTTCGTGATGTGCCGCGACTGCGGCCACGTGATCAGCTGCCCCAACTGCTCGTCGCCGCTCACCCTGCACCACGAGGAGCCGAGCCAGGGCGGCATCCAGCGGCTGGCGGGCGACGAGCTGTCGTCATCCATCCTGGTGTGCCACGGCTGCAACCACCGCGCCACCACGCCGCCATTCTGCCCCGAGTGCTTCAGCACGCGCATCAAGTCGTTCGGGGTGGGCACACAGCGCGTGGTGGAAGAGGTGGCGGCGCTGTTCCCGCAGGCCCGCCCGCTGCGCTGGGACCGCGACACCGTAACCAAGAAGGGCGACCACGAGCGGCTGCTCGACGCCTTCCTAGAGCACCGCGCCGATGTGCTGGTGGGCACCCAGATGATCGCCAAGGGGCTAGATCTGCCGCTGGTGTCGCTGGTGGGGGTGGTGGCCGCCGACACCGGGCTGCACCTGCCCGACTTCCGCGCGGGCGAGCGCAGCTTCCAGCTGCTCACCCAGGTGGCGGGCCGCGCCGGCCGCAGGCAGGCCGACGCGCAGGTGGTCATCCAGACCTATGACCCCGAGCACTACGCGCTGCAGGCCGCGCAGGAGCACGACTACCAGGCCTTCTTCACCCAGGAGATCGCCTACCGCAAACAGACGCGCTATCCGCCGTTTAGCCGACTGGTGCGCTTCATCTACAGCGGCGCGAGCGACACCCGCAGCCGCGCCGCCGCCCAGGCGCTGGCGATCGAGGTCGAGCAGCAGGCCACGGCGCTGGGCATGCGCGGCTGGGCAATCATCGGGCCAGCCCCCGCCTTTTTCCACCGCCAGCGCAATCGCTTCCGCTGGCACCTGCTGCTGCGCTGCGACGACCCTGCGCCGCTGCTGGCGGTGCTGCGCCCGCCGCCCGGCTGGGTGGTGGATATCGACCCGGCGCACGTGCTGTAG
- a CDS encoding helix-turn-helix domain-containing protein, translated as MTKREPVNPEAIYSREEAADVLGVSLSTIKRLIAAGQLEASRPESIRRVFIKGSSILKMLDTTKIEVNP; from the coding sequence ATGACGAAACGAGAGCCGGTCAATCCCGAGGCGATCTACTCCCGCGAGGAAGCCGCCGACGTGCTCGGCGTCAGCCTCAGCACCATCAAGCGCCTGATCGCCGCAGGCCAGCTTGAGGCCAGCCGACCTGAAAGCATCCGCCGTGTCTTTATCAAGGGGTCCAGCATCCTAAAGATGCTCGACACCACCAAGATCGAGGTCAACCCGTGA
- a CDS encoding YdcF family protein codes for MITSIRTFTQQRRLLLRALRGLGLIAAGAVALLLLVCGLIVAQAGRDEAHQANVAVVLGAAQWNGSPSPVLRARLDRALDLYQRRTVSAIILTGGVGKGDTTSEAAAGREYLLSRGVEPGALFAEETGTTTLESLTNAAQIIREQGMPSVLLVSDGYHMLRSLKIAHDLGLDAAPAPIQSASSGLSAEEAGHVLREAGAYLMYIFARQ; via the coding sequence ATGATCACATCCATACGAACCTTCACCCAGCAGCGCCGACTGCTGCTGCGCGCCCTGCGCGGGCTGGGCCTGATCGCCGCCGGGGCCGTGGCCCTGCTGCTGCTGGTCTGCGGCCTGATCGTGGCCCAGGCCGGGCGCGACGAGGCCCACCAGGCCAACGTGGCCGTGGTGCTGGGCGCGGCCCAGTGGAACGGCTCGCCCTCGCCTGTGCTGCGGGCCAGGCTCGACCGCGCGCTGGACCTGTACCAGCGCCGCACCGTGAGCGCCATCATCCTCACCGGCGGCGTGGGCAAGGGCGACACCACCAGCGAGGCGGCGGCGGGCCGCGAGTACCTGCTCTCGCGCGGGGTCGAGCCGGGGGCGCTGTTCGCCGAGGAGACCGGCACCACCACACTGGAGAGCCTGACCAACGCCGCGCAGATCATCCGCGAGCAGGGCATGCCATCCGTGCTGCTGGTGAGCGACGGCTACCACATGCTGCGCTCGCTGAAGATCGCCCACGACCTGGGGCTAGACGCCGCGCCCGCGCCCATCCAGTCGGCATCCTCCGGGCTCTCCGCCGAGGAGGCCGGGCACGTGCTGCGCGAGGCCGGGGCCTACCTTATGTATATTTTTGCGCGCCAGTAG
- the mfd gene encoding transcription-repair coupling factor — MELHQLLTELADSQQVTAIMASLREREAARLRVAPALGAARPALVAALAARWDAPVLYVTTNDDLAQRAHADLCEWLGDGVAIHFPASDALPYEQMSPGPGVLAGRLRVLARLAAPQPPLVVVASAKALMQITLTPEQWRSAAITLRQGEERSPDGLVQRWVDLGYRTTPTVEEPGELNRRGGILDIWPPGDDLPLRIEFFGDEVDSLRRFDPVSQRSERREREVVVGPPTDIPLWNAASAAARLRAMPIDSLRIEAREEWNAAIERIASGERFEARGFYAPFFRAEGERASLLSHLPEQALVLLGDTVLLEQHAWEVDQQAEERRATHIESGELPRSFPKPYLAWAELLGHAEDLAQADLSNNDLPSQRGELVLAPPELLPADLFGGQLKGLIHDIVERTQRGERVIAITPQAARIQELVAEAQAEQGGDPELFTALHGALDQGWRAPCIPATLYTDSEIFGWRQRRVVGERKGRDRDADARASFLRGLKPGDYVVHIEHGIAQYDGVIRRTVGKIERDYLVLKYAEGDKLYVPVDQIDRVSRYIGSGDATPQLTRLGTQEWERAKRKARAAVEDLADDLLELYAARQASEGFAFSPDNEWQREMEDAFPYIETADQIRAIEATKQDMEHSLPMDRLVIGDVGFGKTEVALRAAFKAIQDGKQVAVLVPTTVLAQQHYDTFKRRLATFPVKIEMLSRLRSAMQQTEILGELLRGEVDILVGTHRLLSQDVVFKDLGLLVVDEEQRFGVRHKERIKQIRANIDVLTLTATPIPRTLHMAMAGIRDMSVIDTPPEDRIPIKTYVMPHDDKLVREAILREIERGGQVFYIHNRVQSIYYMADRLKHLVPEARYIVGHGQLGEKQLEKVMLDFFSGKADVLVSTTIVESGLDVPNANTIIIDDAVNYGLAQLYQLRGRVGRSTQRAYAYLFYAADRRISDEAHERLQAIQEATELGAGLRIAMRDLEIRGAGNLLGAEQSGHIAAVGFDLYTRLLEQAVSTLKQQFNAGVPVKPKKQAAPKGAAPAAPDAPAAPKAAPKKPTIKVDEKVLVGPLVTLDLPLDAYIPADYIPDDRVRLEVYQRLAEAQTPQRVRELRTELRDRFGEPPEPVESLLTWLMIKALSLRAGVGSIVTTDEEFIIRLPEAGVAERERLRQSLKHDGAVKIGPQFARLDRRTVRDEWVPALSGILETVARQRAERLPTGAQKYT; from the coding sequence ATGGAACTACACCAACTTCTCACCGAGCTGGCCGACAGCCAGCAGGTGACGGCGATCATGGCCAGCCTGCGCGAGCGGGAGGCGGCGCGGCTGCGCGTGGCCCCGGCGCTGGGCGCGGCGCGGCCCGCCCTGGTGGCCGCGCTCGCGGCCCGCTGGGATGCCCCGGTGCTGTATGTGACAACCAACGACGACCTAGCCCAGCGCGCCCACGCCGACCTCTGCGAGTGGCTGGGCGACGGCGTGGCCATCCACTTCCCCGCCAGCGATGCGCTGCCCTACGAGCAGATGTCGCCCGGCCCCGGCGTGCTGGCCGGGCGGCTGCGGGTGCTGGCCCGGCTGGCCGCGCCCCAGCCGCCGCTGGTGGTGGTGGCCTCGGCCAAGGCGCTGATGCAGATCACGCTCACGCCCGAGCAGTGGCGCTCCGCCGCGATCACGCTGCGGCAGGGCGAGGAGCGCAGCCCCGATGGGCTGGTGCAGCGCTGGGTCGACCTGGGCTACCGCACCACGCCCACCGTGGAGGAGCCGGGCGAGCTGAACCGGCGCGGCGGCATCCTGGATATCTGGCCGCCGGGCGATGACCTGCCGCTGCGGATCGAGTTTTTCGGCGACGAGGTGGACAGCCTGCGCCGCTTCGACCCGGTGAGCCAGCGCAGCGAGCGCCGCGAGCGCGAGGTGGTGGTCGGCCCGCCGACCGATATACCGCTGTGGAATGCGGCCAGCGCCGCCGCGCGGCTGCGGGCCATGCCGATCGACTCGCTGCGGATCGAGGCCCGCGAGGAGTGGAACGCGGCGATCGAGCGGATCGCCAGCGGCGAGCGCTTCGAGGCGCGCGGCTTCTACGCGCCGTTCTTCCGCGCCGAGGGCGAGCGGGCCTCGCTGCTGAGCCACCTGCCCGAGCAGGCGCTAGTGCTGCTGGGCGACACCGTGCTGCTGGAGCAGCACGCCTGGGAGGTCGACCAGCAGGCCGAGGAGCGCCGCGCCACCCATATCGAGTCGGGCGAGCTGCCGCGCAGCTTCCCCAAGCCCTACCTGGCCTGGGCCGAGCTGCTGGGCCACGCCGAAGATCTGGCGCAGGCCGACCTTTCCAACAACGACCTGCCCAGCCAGCGCGGCGAGCTGGTGCTGGCCCCGCCCGAGCTGCTGCCCGCCGACCTGTTTGGCGGCCAGCTCAAGGGCCTCATCCACGACATCGTGGAGCGCACCCAGCGCGGCGAGCGCGTGATCGCGATCACCCCGCAGGCGGCGCGCATCCAGGAGCTGGTGGCCGAGGCCCAGGCCGAGCAGGGCGGCGACCCCGAGCTGTTCACCGCGCTGCACGGCGCGCTCGACCAGGGCTGGCGCGCGCCGTGCATCCCCGCCACGCTCTACACCGACAGCGAGATCTTCGGCTGGCGGCAGCGGCGCGTGGTGGGCGAGCGCAAGGGCCGCGACCGCGACGCCGACGCGCGGGCCAGCTTCCTGCGCGGGCTGAAGCCGGGCGACTACGTGGTGCATATCGAGCACGGCATCGCCCAGTACGATGGCGTGATACGCCGCACCGTGGGCAAGATCGAGCGCGACTACCTGGTGCTGAAGTACGCCGAGGGCGACAAGCTGTATGTGCCGGTCGACCAGATCGACCGCGTGTCGCGCTACATCGGCTCGGGCGACGCCACGCCGCAGCTGACGCGGCTGGGCACCCAGGAGTGGGAGCGCGCCAAGCGCAAGGCCCGCGCCGCCGTGGAGGATCTGGCCGACGACCTGCTGGAGCTGTATGCGGCGCGGCAGGCCAGCGAGGGCTTCGCCTTCTCGCCCGATAACGAGTGGCAGCGCGAGATGGAGGACGCCTTCCCCTACATCGAGACCGCCGACCAGATCCGCGCGATCGAGGCCACCAAGCAGGACATGGAGCACTCGCTGCCCATGGACCGGCTGGTGATCGGCGACGTGGGCTTTGGCAAGACCGAGGTGGCGCTGCGGGCGGCCTTCAAGGCTATTCAGGATGGCAAGCAGGTGGCCGTGCTGGTGCCCACCACCGTGCTGGCCCAGCAGCACTACGACACCTTCAAGCGGCGGCTGGCCACCTTCCCCGTGAAGATCGAGATGCTCTCGCGGCTGCGCTCTGCCATGCAGCAGACCGAGATCCTGGGCGAGCTGCTGCGCGGCGAGGTCGACATCCTGGTGGGCACCCACCGGCTGCTCTCGCAGGATGTGGTGTTCAAAGATCTGGGGCTGCTGGTGGTAGATGAGGAGCAGCGCTTTGGGGTGCGCCACAAGGAGCGAATCAAGCAGATCCGCGCCAATATTGACGTGCTGACCCTGACCGCGACGCCCATTCCGCGCACGCTGCACATGGCCATGGCCGGTATCCGCGACATGAGCGTGATCGACACGCCGCCCGAGGACCGCATCCCGATCAAGACCTATGTGATGCCGCACGACGACAAGCTGGTGCGCGAGGCTATCCTGCGCGAGATCGAGCGCGGCGGGCAGGTGTTCTACATCCACAACCGCGTGCAGAGCATCTACTACATGGCCGACCGCCTGAAGCACCTGGTGCCCGAGGCCCGCTACATCGTTGGGCACGGCCAGCTGGGCGAGAAGCAGCTTGAGAAGGTGATGCTGGACTTCTTCAGCGGCAAGGCCGATGTGCTGGTGAGCACCACCATCGTGGAGAGCGGGCTGGATGTGCCAAACGCCAACACCATCATCATCGACGACGCGGTGAACTACGGTCTGGCCCAGCTCTACCAGCTGCGCGGGCGGGTGGGCCGCAGCACCCAGCGGGCCTACGCCTACCTGTTCTACGCTGCCGACCGCCGGATCTCCGACGAGGCCCACGAGCGGCTCCAGGCCATCCAGGAGGCCACCGAGCTAGGCGCGGGCCTGCGTATCGCCATGCGCGACCTGGAGATACGCGGCGCGGGCAACCTGCTGGGGGCCGAGCAGAGCGGCCACATCGCCGCCGTGGGCTTCGACCTCTACACGCGGCTGCTGGAGCAGGCGGTGAGCACGCTCAAGCAGCAGTTCAACGCGGGCGTGCCGGTCAAGCCCAAGAAGCAGGCCGCGCCCAAGGGTGCCGCGCCCGCCGCACCGGACGCGCCCGCCGCACCCAAGGCCGCGCCCAAGAAGCCGACCATCAAGGTCGACGAGAAGGTGCTGGTCGGCCCGCTGGTGACGCTGGATCTGCCGCTGGATGCCTACATCCCCGCCGACTACATCCCCGACGACCGCGTGCGGCTGGAGGTTTACCAGCGCCTGGCCGAGGCCCAGACGCCCCAGCGCGTGCGCGAGCTGCGCACCGAGCTGCGCGACCGCTTCGGCGAGCCGCCCGAGCCGGTGGAGAGCCTGCTCACCTGGCTGATGATCAAGGCGCTCTCGCTGCGCGCCGGGGTCGGGTCGATCGTCACCACCGACGAGGAGTTTATCATCCGCCTGCCCGAGGCGGGCGTGGCCGAGCGCGAGCGGCTACGCCAGAGCCTCAAGCACGATGGCGCGGTCAAGATCGGGCCGCAGTTCGCGCGGCTGGATCGGCGCACGGTGCGCGACGAGTGGGTGCCCGCGCTCTCGGGCATCCTGGAGACAGTGGCCCGCCAGCGTGCCGAGCGGCTGCCTACTGGCGCGCAAAAATATACATAA